A genomic segment from Candidatus Eisenbacteria bacterium encodes:
- a CDS encoding TonB-dependent receptor has protein sequence MAATLLLLATQPGPAGGRATAGLDDGESDGAGARVEPRVYSLSDTIDVEGERLPLDPLRVPMATTRVERRALQATRGVGLDEGLALVPGVLAQSRAGGSDVRIILRGFGARGAGERSNAGTTRGIRVLLDGFPLTEPDGRTSLDLADLGGIQQIDVIRSNASALFGSASGGVINLVSESPFSRPFEEGRLTLGSFGFRRGEGRAGRFAGKARVRLGASRTAYDGWRSHSAGDATSVEASVLVETSPRGSLGLFVRGVRNRFEMPGALTRSELLLDQRQADSNFVRDHNRRDNRIGRIAARWQQGIGNSQHFLAGLYLEPKYLERAERGRYRDFKRVHAGGSLLYSGGFSVGSDVRGRLSCGLDEAFQDGSILFYTLGPNGTRGSELKADTREGINQVGAYAEAALERARISATAGIRYDLVKYIFEDHQDSSLDETKTLKRASPRLALSWRHRPGHALYATLSGGIEAPAFNEVDPPPELQAVRGLNPFLEPAYSYTHEIGAKGRTGLGGARSTSGAGPGFQYDLCLYRIEIYNDIIPYDGGSYYFTAGRSRRVGGEIGSSLDTRWGIRLSASAALSRNEYLRYRTILPGQEAENDFGGNDAAGIPPAQIAGRIEHDLPWGLGVEIGARHLSSYYADDANQARVAAFTLLDATARGRLRLGAISADLFVSLRNLTDQRHTASVFINGVNGRYYEPGAERNVLAGFSLGRPVAD, from the coding sequence TTGGCTGCGACGCTGCTGCTCCTCGCGACCCAGCCAGGCCCCGCCGGCGGCCGGGCGACCGCGGGACTCGACGACGGCGAGAGTGATGGCGCCGGCGCCCGCGTCGAGCCGCGCGTCTATTCCCTGAGCGACACGATCGACGTCGAAGGGGAACGCCTGCCGCTCGATCCCCTTCGCGTTCCCATGGCGACGACGAGAGTCGAGAGGCGCGCGCTTCAGGCGACCCGCGGCGTCGGCCTCGATGAGGGCCTCGCCCTGGTCCCGGGGGTTCTGGCTCAGAGCCGCGCGGGGGGCAGCGATGTGCGGATCATCCTGCGGGGATTCGGCGCGCGCGGGGCGGGGGAGAGGTCGAACGCGGGAACGACGCGCGGGATCCGCGTTCTGCTCGACGGGTTTCCCCTCACCGAGCCGGACGGGAGAACGAGCCTCGATCTGGCCGATCTCGGCGGCATTCAGCAGATCGATGTCATCCGCTCCAACGCATCGGCGCTTTTCGGCTCCGCGTCGGGGGGGGTGATCAACCTCGTCAGCGAATCTCCCTTCTCGCGGCCGTTCGAGGAGGGGCGCCTCACGCTCGGCTCCTTCGGGTTCCGGCGCGGCGAGGGGAGAGCGGGGAGGTTCGCGGGGAAGGCCCGCGTCAGGCTCGGCGCCTCGCGGACGGCCTACGACGGATGGCGGAGTCACAGCGCGGGCGACGCCACCTCCGTGGAGGCCTCGGTCCTGGTCGAGACATCGCCGCGCGGTTCCCTGGGCCTCTTCGTGCGAGGAGTGCGGAATAGATTCGAGATGCCGGGCGCCCTCACCCGCTCGGAGCTTCTCCTGGATCAGCGCCAGGCCGATTCCAACTTCGTGAGGGACCACAACCGCAGAGACAACAGGATCGGGAGGATCGCCGCGCGCTGGCAGCAGGGGATCGGAAACAGCCAGCACTTCCTCGCGGGCCTCTATCTGGAGCCGAAGTATCTCGAGCGCGCCGAGAGGGGGCGCTACCGGGACTTCAAGCGCGTCCACGCCGGAGGAAGCCTCCTGTACAGCGGCGGGTTCTCCGTCGGATCGGACGTTCGCGGGAGACTGAGCTGCGGCCTGGACGAGGCCTTTCAGGACGGATCGATCCTCTTCTACACCCTCGGGCCGAACGGGACCCGTGGATCTGAGCTCAAGGCCGACACGAGGGAGGGGATCAATCAGGTCGGCGCCTACGCGGAAGCCGCACTTGAGAGGGCGCGCATCTCGGCGACGGCCGGCATCCGGTACGATCTCGTGAAATACATCTTTGAGGACCATCAGGACTCCTCGCTCGATGAGACGAAGACGCTCAAGCGGGCGAGTCCGCGTCTCGCCCTGTCCTGGAGGCACAGGCCCGGTCACGCCCTCTATGCCACTCTCTCGGGCGGAATCGAGGCCCCGGCCTTCAATGAGGTCGATCCTCCGCCCGAGCTTCAGGCTGTCCGCGGTCTGAATCCGTTCCTCGAACCGGCATACAGCTACACCCACGAGATCGGCGCGAAGGGCCGGACAGGTCTCGGTGGCGCGAGATCAACTTCGGGCGCGGGCCCAGGATTTCAGTATGACCTCTGCCTCTACCGGATCGAGATCTACAACGACATCATCCCGTACGATGGAGGGAGCTACTACTTCACCGCCGGCCGATCGCGCCGCGTGGGGGGCGAGATTGGTTCCTCTCTCGACACGCGGTGGGGGATTCGCCTGTCGGCCTCCGCAGCGCTCTCGCGAAACGAATACCTTCGCTACCGGACGATCCTGCCGGGGCAGGAGGCCGAGAACGACTTCGGCGGCAACGACGCGGCCGGGATCCCGCCCGCCCAGATCGCCGGGCGGATCGAGCACGACCTGCCTTGGGGTCTGGGTGTCGAAATCGGAGCCCGGCATTTGAGCTCCTACTACGCCGATGACGCCAATCAGGCCCGTGTCGCCGCCTTCACCCTCC